Proteins from a genomic interval of Nostoc sp. TCL240-02:
- the sds gene encoding solanesyl diphosphate synthase, giving the protein MTPATSLFTPVEADLRLLADNLKQLVGNRHPILFAAAEHLFGAGGKRIRPAIVLLISRATMLEQDITPRHRRLAEITEMIHTASLVHDDVVDESDVRRGVPTVHSLFGNRIAILAGDFLFAQSSWYLANLDNLEVVKLLSEVIMDLATGEIQQGLNRFDAGISIETYLQKSYYKTASLIANSSKAAGLLSEVSRETVEHLYSYGRHFGIAFQIVDDILDFTSTTDTLGKPVGSDLKSGNLTAPVLFALREKSSLEMLIEREFAQDGDLEQALALIQDSQGIQQARELAAHHAKLAIEHLAVLPPSESHQALINIAEYTLSRLY; this is encoded by the coding sequence ATGACCCCAGCCACCTCCCTGTTTACCCCTGTGGAAGCAGACCTGCGACTACTAGCAGATAACCTAAAACAGCTAGTTGGAAATCGCCACCCCATTTTGTTTGCAGCAGCCGAACATTTATTCGGAGCTGGGGGAAAGCGTATCAGACCAGCAATTGTCCTGCTAATATCGCGGGCAACAATGTTAGAGCAAGATATTACACCGCGTCATCGCCGCCTAGCTGAGATTACAGAAATGATTCACACAGCAAGCTTGGTACATGACGATGTGGTAGATGAATCAGACGTGCGGCGAGGCGTTCCTACCGTTCATAGTTTGTTCGGTAATCGCATTGCCATATTAGCAGGAGATTTTCTTTTTGCCCAATCGTCCTGGTATTTAGCAAACTTGGACAATTTGGAGGTTGTAAAACTCCTCTCAGAAGTCATTATGGATCTGGCTACTGGGGAGATCCAGCAGGGACTAAATCGTTTTGATGCTGGTATCTCTATTGAAACTTACCTCCAGAAGAGTTATTACAAAACAGCTTCGTTAATCGCCAACAGTTCTAAAGCTGCTGGGTTACTTAGTGAAGTCTCGCGGGAAACTGTTGAGCATCTGTATAGCTATGGTCGTCATTTTGGTATAGCATTTCAAATCGTTGACGACATTCTAGATTTCACCAGTACGACAGATACCTTGGGTAAACCAGTGGGGTCTGATTTGAAAAGTGGTAATCTGACTGCGCCGGTTTTATTTGCTTTAAGGGAAAAATCATCCTTGGAAATGCTAATTGAGCGGGAGTTTGCTCAAGATGGAGATTTAGAGCAAGCACTAGCACTAATTCAAGATAGTCAAGGAATACAGCAGGCGCGGGAGTTAGCTGCTCACCATGCTAAGTTAGCAATTGAACATCTTGCAGTTCTCCCACCCTCAGAATCTCACCAGGCATTGATTAACATAGCTGAGTACACACTGAGTCGCCTCTATTAA
- the hetZ gene encoding heterocyst differentiation protein HetZ, translated as MNSAATATIPSANILGENSKGVEVIFQLLSKEFQQSTKASEQNCHDVATRITTEVYRICHESKRIQASGTVESSAMTLARHRLQQCLRYYQLGSNRGRVELHSTLSAIIYRYINPPQKQLSYQGRLTIIEDFLQSFYLEALNAFRRENQLGATYRPQTLLELSEYMAFTERYGKRRIPLPGRQQQLIILRAQTFSQQQPPETSVDIEQAAEGSNNEGDGSWEEPAVHQLRSTMATQAEPEPEEDTLRSVVVTELMNYLEQRQQSDCADYFSLRLQDLSAQEIESILGLTPRQRDYLQQRFKYHLIRFALLHRWELVHEWLEASLHTNLGLTPQQWQVYTAQLDNKQRSLLELKQQGQADEKIAKTLGLSMAQLQKRWFKILEQAWEIRNSLVSGSGASTHE; from the coding sequence ATGAATTCAGCCGCAACCGCAACTATTCCATCTGCAAATATTCTGGGAGAAAATTCTAAAGGCGTGGAGGTGATCTTTCAACTCCTATCCAAGGAGTTTCAACAATCGACCAAAGCTTCGGAACAGAATTGCCATGATGTAGCAACACGTATTACCACCGAAGTATATCGGATTTGCCATGAGAGCAAACGTATTCAAGCTTCGGGAACTGTAGAAAGCTCGGCGATGACCCTGGCTCGGCATCGACTACAACAGTGTCTCAGGTACTATCAGTTGGGGTCAAATCGGGGCAGGGTAGAATTACACAGTACTCTGAGTGCAATTATTTATCGATACATTAATCCGCCTCAGAAGCAATTGAGTTATCAAGGGCGACTGACTATAATCGAAGATTTTTTACAAAGTTTTTATCTGGAAGCATTAAACGCTTTCCGCCGAGAAAATCAACTTGGTGCTACTTATCGCCCTCAGACGCTTCTAGAATTGTCTGAGTACATGGCATTTACCGAGCGCTACGGCAAACGACGCATTCCCTTACCAGGCCGTCAGCAGCAGCTAATTATCCTGCGGGCACAAACTTTTTCTCAACAGCAGCCCCCAGAAACCAGCGTAGATATAGAACAAGCCGCAGAAGGTAGCAATAACGAAGGCGATGGTTCTTGGGAAGAACCCGCAGTGCATCAATTGCGCTCTACAATGGCAACGCAAGCCGAACCCGAACCTGAAGAAGATACCTTGCGTTCGGTTGTGGTTACAGAATTAATGAACTATCTCGAACAACGACAACAATCTGACTGTGCTGATTACTTTTCCCTCCGCCTCCAGGATCTCTCAGCACAAGAAATAGAGTCGATTTTAGGTTTAACCCCTCGTCAGAGAGATTATTTACAGCAGCGCTTCAAGTATCATTTAATTCGGTTTGCTTTATTACACCGTTGGGAATTAGTTCACGAGTGGCTGGAAGCTTCTTTGCACACCAATTTGGGTTTAACTCCCCAGCAATGGCAAGTATACACAGCACAGCTAGACAATAAGCAACGGTCTTTATTAGAGTTGAAGCAACAAGGACAAGCCGATGAAAAAATCGCCAAAACTTTAGGGCTGTCAATGGCACAACTTCAAAAACGGTGGTTTAAGATTCTTGAGCAAGCTTGGGAAATTCGTAACTCATTAGTGTCCGGATCAGGTGCATCTACTCATGAATAG
- a CDS encoding PatU yields the protein MNSDSESSQYQYLGWLLTDDVKNNEQSVESEENDGVKKLINEATASKSSEPKLGVTPQTLQLGEIPTVQDRFQAVIKHRLQIQAQDHPPLFPWETQLIDYPDFVDEPSMTLVPTWGWMVQQSKLKLPCPLPERVFQQLLEQCQALVTSSVPLGAKLVQVVENFFPNESQALNDIAGLVLRSTYRSVGTLETLPNIQSDYSDLQPRQQMALSLLAAKQLLENLTLPLSATNPVVERQWLTTVGNLNIRVEYQSVGKLTKLLVQAELPVKGTLILRGSGTLAMATSSTSGYLSVELGCEQLNPTYTLEVEFPEIDQQPLLFVINPTA from the coding sequence ATGAATAGTGACTCAGAATCCTCACAATACCAGTATCTCGGTTGGTTATTGACAGATGATGTCAAAAATAACGAGCAATCGGTAGAATCTGAGGAAAATGACGGGGTAAAAAAACTCATCAATGAAGCCACTGCTTCAAAAAGCAGTGAGCCAAAATTGGGAGTAACGCCCCAGACCCTTCAATTGGGAGAAATTCCTACTGTGCAAGATCGTTTTCAAGCCGTCATTAAACATCGGTTACAAATCCAAGCCCAAGACCACCCACCTTTGTTTCCCTGGGAAACACAATTAATCGACTATCCCGATTTTGTTGATGAGCCGTCAATGACGCTCGTTCCTACCTGGGGATGGATGGTACAACAGTCGAAGCTGAAACTGCCTTGCCCCTTGCCGGAAAGAGTTTTCCAGCAATTGCTAGAACAGTGTCAGGCATTGGTGACATCTTCAGTCCCTCTAGGGGCAAAATTAGTTCAAGTGGTGGAGAACTTTTTTCCCAACGAGTCTCAAGCACTAAACGATATAGCTGGATTGGTGCTAAGAAGCACCTATCGCTCTGTCGGTACTCTGGAGACATTGCCCAATATTCAGAGCGATTACTCAGATTTACAGCCGCGTCAACAGATGGCTTTGTCGTTGCTGGCAGCTAAACAACTGCTGGAAAATTTGACTCTACCACTTTCAGCAACCAATCCAGTGGTAGAAAGACAATGGCTAACCACTGTCGGTAATTTGAACATCAGAGTAGAGTATCAGTCTGTAGGTAAACTTACGAAGTTACTTGTTCAGGCTGAGTTACCTGTTAAAGGAACTTTAATACTTCGTGGAAGTGGCACTTTAGCAATGGCAACATCTTCGACTTCGGGATACTTAAGTGTAGAGTTAGGTTGTGAGCAACTTAACCCAACTTATACTCTGGAAGTTGAGTTTCCAGAAATAGACCAACAGCCGCTTTTGTTTGTCATTAATCCCACTGCGTAA
- a CDS encoding DUF3488 and DUF4129 domain-containing transglutaminase family protein → MLNLSRMNRFWRVPVGNFWRQNLQRSPLTEVEDSIPLRVLVLALVILGIGATDIAAETSFSFWALPLSVSGAIWSYYRRRDANVAVKFCIAIGMLMALGSFFGRLVGELNDTRLGLAELLIQLQVLHSFDTPRRKNLGYSIVIGLILLGVAATLSQTLAFAPVLLLFLAIALPTLVLDYRSRLGLQPLKTQKEKFNPKNSSTLNFKFLTLTFLLIVSLGLAIFAVLPRFPGYQLRNFPVSSAIQLKGNFTGRTIINPGYVRQGSGNNQGSGTGQVRSGEPGKVDNNFYYGFNSQINQNLRGEMKPKVVMRVRSQAEGFWRVLGFDRYTGKGWEVSRNEDVTTIKRSPWSYQIFLNPPLTTAKTQEIVQTYTVVADLPNLIPAMAYPKDIYFPTPMVAVDKEDGLRSPVELSEGLTYTVISEVPYRDRTKLGEASTKYPRDIKQHYLQIPPEITEKVQQRTEEILANYSREGVTKSSKSLDSAYEKALYLAQYLKQRYSLPQNPLDLPYLGEKDDLVEAFLFKYKGGYPDHFSTVLTVMLRSIGIPARLVAGFSSGEFNPFTGLYVVRNTDAYAMTEVYFPKYGWFAFDPIPNHPLIPPSVEDTQTFSVLRQLWHWVAGWLPSPVTGLLNNVFETIFKWVIRAIAWFLALFSQGWFGILTGLILVTTAAFFGWLGWGQWREWRNRRWLKKLPAMESLYQQMLQWTTQKGLGKHPAQTPLEYARGSYQHHPLATAEVIDEISQAYVGWRYGGHTPNLKRLRQRWQGIKNAGKADK, encoded by the coding sequence ATGCTCAACTTATCCAGGATGAATCGGTTTTGGCGTGTCCCTGTGGGTAATTTCTGGCGGCAAAATTTGCAGCGCTCGCCTTTGACAGAAGTGGAAGATTCAATTCCCTTACGGGTGCTGGTGCTAGCATTGGTTATTTTGGGAATTGGGGCGACAGATATCGCCGCCGAGACTTCATTCAGTTTTTGGGCGTTACCCCTAAGTGTATCGGGTGCTATTTGGAGTTATTATCGTCGCCGCGATGCCAATGTTGCAGTTAAATTTTGCATCGCTATCGGAATGTTAATGGCACTCGGTAGCTTCTTTGGGCGGTTAGTGGGAGAGTTAAATGATACACGGTTGGGTTTGGCGGAGTTATTAATTCAACTTCAGGTGTTGCACAGCTTTGATACACCCCGCCGGAAAAATTTGGGCTATTCAATTGTTATAGGACTGATTTTATTAGGTGTGGCGGCAACGTTAAGTCAGACTTTAGCATTTGCACCCGTTTTGCTGTTATTTTTAGCGATCGCTCTGCCAACTTTAGTACTAGATTATCGCTCACGTTTGGGTTTGCAGCCATTAAAAACTCAAAAGGAAAAATTCAACCCAAAGAATTCCTCAACTCTTAATTTTAAATTTTTAACTCTGACTTTTTTACTAATTGTCAGTCTAGGACTGGCAATTTTTGCTGTTTTACCAAGATTTCCTGGTTATCAATTACGGAATTTTCCTGTGAGTTCTGCTATCCAGTTAAAAGGTAATTTTACAGGGCGTACTATCATCAATCCCGGTTATGTCCGTCAAGGTAGTGGTAATAATCAAGGCAGTGGTACGGGACAAGTCCGAAGTGGTGAACCAGGTAAGGTAGATAATAACTTTTATTACGGTTTTAATAGCCAAATTAACCAAAATCTGCGCGGTGAGATGAAACCCAAGGTTGTGATGCGGGTGCGATCGCAAGCTGAGGGTTTTTGGCGAGTACTAGGATTTGACCGCTATACGGGTAAAGGATGGGAAGTTTCCCGTAATGAAGATGTTACGACCATCAAGCGATCGCCTTGGTCTTACCAAATTTTCCTGAACCCACCTCTGACTACTGCTAAAACCCAAGAAATAGTACAAACTTATACAGTAGTGGCGGACTTGCCTAACCTAATTCCGGCGATGGCTTATCCCAAAGATATTTACTTTCCGACACCGATGGTTGCGGTTGATAAAGAAGATGGATTGCGATCGCCTGTGGAATTATCAGAAGGACTCACCTACACGGTAATTTCTGAAGTACCATACCGCGATCGCACTAAATTAGGTGAAGCTTCTACTAAATATCCACGAGATATTAAACAGCATTATCTGCAAATTCCTCCCGAAATTACTGAAAAAGTCCAACAACGTACCGAAGAAATCCTTGCTAACTACAGTCGGGAAGGAGTCACAAAGTCTTCTAAAAGCCTAGATTCAGCCTATGAAAAGGCTCTCTACTTAGCTCAATATTTAAAGCAACGTTACTCTCTTCCCCAAAATCCTTTAGATTTGCCTTATTTGGGAGAAAAAGATGATTTAGTAGAAGCTTTTTTATTCAAATATAAAGGCGGTTATCCAGACCATTTCTCCACAGTTCTCACGGTGATGCTACGTTCCATTGGTATCCCAGCGCGGTTAGTGGCAGGGTTTAGTTCAGGAGAATTTAATCCATTTACTGGGCTATATGTTGTCCGTAATACTGACGCTTATGCGATGACAGAAGTATATTTTCCCAAATATGGCTGGTTTGCCTTTGACCCGATTCCCAATCATCCCCTCATACCTCCATCAGTAGAAGATACTCAGACTTTTAGTGTATTGCGCCAGTTATGGCACTGGGTTGCTGGATGGCTACCTTCTCCAGTGACAGGTTTATTGAATAATGTATTTGAGACAATATTTAAGTGGGTGATTAGAGCGATCGCTTGGTTTTTAGCTTTATTTTCTCAAGGTTGGTTTGGTATATTAACTGGCTTAATCTTGGTAACTACAGCGGCTTTCTTCGGTTGGCTGGGTTGGGGTCAGTGGCGAGAGTGGCGCAACCGCCGATGGTTAAAGAAATTGCCAGCAATGGAAAGCCTTTATCAACAAATGCTGCAATGGACAACCCAAAAAGGTTTAGGTAAACATCCAGCACAAACACCTTTAGAGTATGCCAGAGGATCGTACCAGCATCATCCTCTAGCCACTGCTGAAGTAATAGATGAGATTAGCCAAGCTTATGTTGGCTGGCGTTATGGTGGTCATACGCCTAACTTGAAGCGACTGCGGCAAAGATGGCAAGGTATCAAAAATGCTGGTAAGGCTGATAAGTAA